Proteins encoded within one genomic window of Aerococcus viridans:
- a CDS encoding citrate synthase, protein MSIDFDNRAFGRQFVDVVKANTTISPDYYSTYDLKHGLRNDDGTGVLVGVSGIASVSGYKMLDNKIMPTEGELRYRGIRLTDLVENYFKEDKFGYEETIYLLLSGSLPTKGEMAAFDELLEENRKLPDSFIENFIINSPSENVMNNMQRVLLALYSFDDKAEDRDFENQISQVISIIAKMPLILAYSYIGKKYYYDDASLILHHLEPNMSTAETILHLIRPDATFTDEEAKLLDLCLIIHAEHGGGNNSTFATHVVSSTGTDTYSTISTALSSLKGSKHGGANSMVEAMVQDLKATTADWTDKDQVEKYLRDILNKQAFDQSGLIYGMGHAVYTKSDPRAVLLKDKAKEMAIEKGYCDDFNLLSNIEAITKDLINEKRPGSEICANVDLYAGLVYRMLGLSPDLYTPIFAVARTAGWCAHRLEQIQDPKIIRPAYVNISENKAYLAMEDRKVNTVN, encoded by the coding sequence TTGTCTATCGATTTTGATAACAGAGCGTTTGGACGTCAATTTGTTGATGTAGTAAAAGCTAACACGACCATCTCTCCTGATTATTATTCTACCTATGACTTGAAACACGGTCTACGGAATGACGATGGTACAGGGGTATTAGTTGGGGTGTCAGGGATTGCTTCAGTTTCAGGTTATAAAATGCTAGATAATAAAATAATGCCGACAGAAGGGGAACTCCGTTATCGGGGAATTCGATTGACAGACTTAGTAGAGAATTATTTTAAAGAAGATAAGTTCGGCTATGAAGAAACCATCTACCTCTTGCTCTCTGGCAGTTTACCAACTAAAGGAGAAATGGCTGCTTTTGATGAATTACTGGAGGAGAATCGAAAACTCCCCGATAGCTTCATTGAAAATTTCATTATTAATTCACCATCCGAAAACGTAATGAATAATATGCAGCGGGTATTGTTGGCACTTTATTCCTTTGATGATAAAGCGGAAGATCGTGATTTTGAAAATCAAATCTCCCAAGTCATTTCCATCATTGCGAAGATGCCACTCATACTTGCCTATTCCTACATAGGTAAGAAGTATTACTACGATGATGCGTCACTTATCTTACATCACCTGGAACCGAATATGTCAACAGCTGAAACAATCCTTCATCTTATTCGTCCAGATGCGACATTTACAGATGAGGAAGCCAAGTTATTAGACCTATGTTTGATTATCCATGCGGAACACGGTGGCGGGAACAATTCAACCTTCGCTACTCACGTAGTGTCTTCAACAGGAACGGATACTTATTCAACCATTTCAACAGCCTTAAGTTCGCTTAAAGGGTCAAAACACGGTGGCGCCAATTCGATGGTAGAAGCCATGGTGCAAGATTTAAAAGCCACAACGGCTGATTGGACGGATAAGGACCAAGTTGAAAAATACTTACGTGACATCTTAAATAAGCAAGCCTTTGACCAGTCAGGTCTCATCTACGGTATGGGGCATGCAGTATATACAAAGTCAGACCCACGAGCTGTTTTGCTGAAAGATAAGGCGAAAGAAATGGCCATTGAAAAAGGCTATTGCGATGACTTCAACCTCCTAAGTAACATCGAAGCCATCACCAAAGACCTCATCAACGAAAAGCGTCCTGGCAGTGAAATTTGTGCCAACGTCGATTTATACGCGGGCCTTGTTTATAGAATGCTTGGACTGAGTCCAGACCTCTATACCCCAATCTTTGCCGTCGCACGAACTGCCGGTTGGTGCGCCCATCGCTTGGAACAAATTCAAGACCCGAAAATTATCCGCCCAGCTTATGTCAATATTTCCGAAAACAAGGCCTACCTTGCCATGGAAGATAGGAAAGTAAACACAGTCAACTAG
- a CDS encoding HD domain-containing protein, translated as MSIAEASKRIPEKVFRDPVHDYIHVQHQVIMDLINSKEMQRLRRIKQMGTASYTFHGAEHSRFSHSLGVYEIARKICDKFVRNFSIENGGVWDDSERLVVLCAALLHDIGHGPFSHTFENIFNTDHEKMTREIILSEATEVNQILRGVSADFPRQVASVIDKTYPNPQVVQLISSQIDADRMDYLLRDSYFSGTNYGNFDLSRILRVMHPYEDGIRFDYNGMHAVEDYITSRYQMYMQVYFHPVSRGMEMLLHHLLKRAQELFLTKNEFTSRDTHASFLEPFFTQDWTLEDYLRLDDGVLQTYFQHWIFYAEDPVLRDLADRFINRKPFKSVTYNELENQEDVKILIDLVGKLGYDIQYYVAMNSRFDLPYDFYRPNAEKPRTQIELVEKNGHMVELSKASSLIAAFTGQQRGDERLFLPNELFYGKNRDNITLFEPILTQIHAMTKTGTITPLDENSTDTFI; from the coding sequence ATGAGTATTGCAGAAGCGAGTAAACGCATACCCGAGAAGGTGTTTCGGGACCCCGTACACGATTACATCCACGTCCAACACCAGGTAATTATGGACCTGATCAATTCTAAAGAAATGCAACGCCTACGCCGAATTAAACAAATGGGGACGGCTTCTTATACCTTCCACGGTGCGGAACATTCACGGTTTAGCCATTCATTAGGTGTGTATGAAATTGCCCGGAAGATTTGTGATAAATTCGTCCGCAATTTTTCGATTGAAAACGGCGGGGTTTGGGATGATTCTGAGCGGTTAGTGGTTTTATGTGCAGCCCTCTTGCATGATATTGGGCACGGGCCTTTTTCCCATACTTTTGAGAACATCTTCAATACCGATCACGAAAAGATGACCCGAGAAATCATTTTGTCAGAAGCCACTGAGGTCAACCAAATTTTACGAGGGGTATCCGCTGATTTCCCAAGACAAGTGGCATCAGTCATTGATAAGACTTACCCAAATCCACAAGTTGTTCAGTTGATTTCTAGTCAAATTGACGCTGACCGGATGGATTATCTACTCCGTGACTCTTACTTCTCTGGGACCAATTACGGCAACTTTGATTTGAGTCGGATTCTGCGAGTCATGCATCCTTATGAAGACGGGATTCGTTTTGACTACAACGGGATGCATGCAGTGGAGGACTATATTACAAGTCGTTATCAAATGTACATGCAAGTTTACTTCCACCCTGTTTCAAGAGGGATGGAAATGCTACTCCACCATTTGTTAAAACGCGCTCAAGAATTGTTCCTGACAAAAAATGAATTTACCAGTCGTGATACCCACGCTTCATTCTTAGAACCATTTTTTACTCAGGACTGGACATTAGAAGACTACCTGCGCCTAGATGACGGGGTCTTACAAACTTATTTCCAACACTGGATTTTCTACGCAGAAGACCCAGTCTTGCGAGATTTAGCTGACCGATTTATCAACCGTAAACCATTTAAGTCAGTCACTTATAACGAGCTTGAAAACCAAGAAGATGTGAAAATATTGATCGACTTAGTGGGCAAATTGGGCTATGACATTCAATACTATGTTGCCATGAACTCGCGCTTTGATTTACCGTATGATTTCTACCGACCAAATGCGGAGAAACCACGTACGCAAATTGAATTAGTTGAGAAAAATGGCCACATGGTCGAATTGTCAAAAGCTTCGAGTTTAATCGCAGCCTTTACTGGTCAACAGCGCGGTGATGAGCGCCTATTCTTACCGAATGAGTTATTCTATGGGAAAAACCGTGACAACATTACCTTGTTTGAACCTATCTTGACGCAAATCCACGCCATGACCAAAACAGGTACAATTACCCCACTGGATGAAAATTCAACAGATACCTTTATCTAG
- a CDS encoding DUF1934 domain-containing protein, whose translation MANAGKQAIQLKVKNYIQQDRDGQQVQEEFTTKTKGYYYEVGEAIYVEYEEKITENIVAVRLKFEANDKVTIRRQVNRTETTMNLVKGKKTDILYHVTDAQAITFQGQLNLLNVDQNDADTFNAQMAYNLYQSEEMIGQYQIELQTRAHV comes from the coding sequence ATGGCAAATGCTGGTAAACAAGCAATCCAGTTAAAAGTTAAAAACTATATCCAACAAGATCGTGATGGCCAACAAGTGCAAGAGGAGTTTACCACTAAAACAAAGGGTTACTACTATGAAGTCGGCGAGGCTATTTATGTAGAATATGAAGAAAAAATCACTGAAAACATCGTAGCGGTTCGTTTAAAATTTGAAGCTAACGATAAAGTGACTATCCGTCGTCAAGTGAACCGTACAGAAACGACAATGAATCTAGTCAAAGGTAAAAAAACGGATATCCTCTACCATGTGACAGATGCACAAGCAATTACTTTCCAAGGACAATTAAATTTACTTAATGTAGATCAAAACGATGCGGATACCTTTAATGCCCAGATGGCATACAACTTATACCAATCAGAAGAAATGATTGGTCAATACCAAATCGAATTGCAAACAAGGGCCCATGTGTAG
- a CDS encoding lipoate--protein ligase family protein → MVQYRQIGGKDFHMMFDDFKTIDKPLAMAVYKDITQNNQAYGLEEADKALLPFAVDDAILNAINQETFEAPLAIHFWPTRPTVILGGLDTRLPDFNQAVTWLYEDQAILPVVRPAGGLAVVSDPNVLNVTLLMDTKNQAFTIDQAYEFIVALLQEMMNAYGISLEVGEVATSYCPGKFDVSIRGQKVAGIAQRRIGHAVGIYLYMSITGDQASRGQLVADMYHEGQANQDEKGRYPQVDPSVMANLSDFAPIDTVEKFVDDLLTVIADAGVELDERSQETLDTATYSQRMQKRNQVLYDILANQ, encoded by the coding sequence ATGGTACAATATAGACAAATTGGCGGGAAGGACTTTCACATGATGTTTGACGACTTTAAAACAATCGACAAACCGCTGGCTATGGCGGTCTATAAAGATATTACTCAAAATAATCAAGCCTATGGTTTAGAGGAGGCAGATAAAGCCTTGTTACCCTTTGCAGTTGATGATGCCATCTTGAATGCTATTAACCAAGAAACTTTTGAAGCGCCCTTAGCCATTCATTTCTGGCCAACCCGCCCAACCGTTATCCTTGGGGGGTTGGACACCAGGCTACCAGACTTTAATCAAGCTGTGACTTGGCTGTATGAGGACCAAGCCATTTTGCCAGTTGTACGACCAGCTGGTGGTTTAGCGGTTGTATCTGACCCAAATGTCTTGAACGTGACCCTATTGATGGACACCAAAAACCAAGCCTTTACCATTGATCAGGCTTATGAATTTATCGTCGCACTCTTACAAGAAATGATGAACGCATATGGTATATCACTAGAAGTCGGGGAAGTCGCGACCTCCTACTGCCCTGGTAAATTTGACGTATCCATTCGTGGGCAAAAAGTAGCCGGTATTGCCCAACGTAGAATCGGTCATGCAGTAGGGATTTACCTCTACATGTCAATCACCGGAGATCAAGCCAGTCGCGGCCAATTAGTCGCTGATATGTATCATGAGGGGCAGGCGAACCAAGACGAAAAAGGTCGCTATCCTCAAGTTGACCCAAGTGTCATGGCCAACTTGTCCGACTTTGCGCCTATCGATACTGTCGAAAAATTTGTTGATGACCTATTAACGGTGATTGCGGATGCTGGGGTTGAATTAGACGAACGAAGTCAAGAGACTTTGGATACGGCGACTTATAGCCAACGAATGCAGAAACGAAACCAAGTCCTTTACGATATATTAGCAAATCAATAG
- a CDS encoding NAD(P)/FAD-dependent oxidoreductase → MKIAVIGGGILGSTAAFYLTKDHDVTLYDDGPGQATRAAAGIICPWFSKRRNKPWYRLANGGAHFYRDLLKDLADAGIVTQAYQQKTTWLLKKKPKLIDDLMTIAEKRQAEAPLIQEINRLSPTYQQARFPQFHYDNDLIETDGGAVVDGQALCQDLIAAAKGENLKVVDGRADLAFLDDGKVMVKNDQEVYDTVVLATGAWLGQVLDPLGYQVDVRPQKGQLAVIETDWDTQVLPLIMPEGEGDFIPHLDGKIFVGASHEDERGFDLSTDPSQLSDIFSTIYQLVPELATYPVTDYKIGSRAYTSDYAPFYGPLPDRPDVYVASGLGSSGLTTGPLIAREISRLINNEETLLDPSDYAVENYIQKRVQ, encoded by the coding sequence GTGAAGATAGCAGTAATAGGTGGCGGGATCCTTGGATCGACCGCTGCCTTTTATTTAACCAAAGACCATGATGTAACCCTATATGACGATGGACCTGGGCAAGCTACTAGAGCGGCGGCCGGCATTATCTGCCCCTGGTTCTCTAAACGCCGCAATAAACCCTGGTACCGACTAGCCAATGGTGGGGCCCATTTTTACCGAGACTTATTGAAAGATTTGGCAGACGCCGGGATAGTGACCCAGGCTTATCAACAAAAAACAACTTGGTTGTTGAAGAAAAAGCCCAAACTGATCGATGATTTGATGACGATTGCTGAAAAACGTCAGGCAGAGGCCCCTTTAATCCAAGAAATTAACAGGTTATCCCCAACTTATCAACAGGCTCGATTTCCCCAGTTTCACTATGATAATGACCTGATTGAAACGGACGGCGGTGCGGTAGTAGACGGTCAAGCTTTATGTCAGGATCTAATTGCCGCAGCAAAGGGGGAAAATCTCAAGGTTGTGGATGGTCGGGCTGATTTAGCTTTCTTAGATGATGGTAAAGTTATGGTGAAAAATGACCAAGAAGTCTATGATACCGTGGTTTTAGCGACTGGTGCTTGGCTGGGTCAGGTCCTTGACCCACTGGGCTATCAAGTAGATGTCCGCCCTCAAAAAGGCCAACTGGCAGTGATAGAAACCGACTGGGATACCCAAGTATTACCCCTGATTATGCCTGAAGGTGAAGGTGATTTTATCCCCCATTTAGACGGGAAAATCTTTGTGGGTGCTAGTCATGAAGACGAGCGAGGATTTGATTTATCCACAGACCCAAGTCAATTATCGGATATCTTTTCCACAATCTATCAGTTGGTCCCTGAATTGGCTACCTATCCAGTCACTGACTATAAAATCGGCAGCCGGGCTTACACCTCTGACTATGCGCCCTTCTATGGACCATTACCTGACCGACCAGATGTTTATGTGGCATCCGGCTTGGGTTCATCCGGTTTAACAACCGGCCCTTTGATCGCTAGAGAGATTAGTCGCTTAATCAACAATGAGGAAACCTTGCTTGATCCTAGCGACTATGCCGTTGAAAATTATATCCAGAAGCGTGTGCAATAG
- a CDS encoding MFS transporter, producing MNEINEQTNRNWVRDVALFLTSQGISLFGSSIVQYAIMWHITIETGSGIMMTLYIICAFLPTFLLSPVTGVWADRFNRKQLIMWADGGIAVATLILALLYMQGYQEIWMLLIVATIRAFGAAVQTPAVGAILPQIVPKSELTRINGLNSSIQGILNFGSPLISAGLLAAWPLAYIFLVDVVTAGLAIVTMLFLKVRTHDKASRNQSASYTADFMMGVRYVKNHDFLRNLFIFFGIFMLLIAPASMLPTLVVTRTYGDEVWRLSAIEIAFSVGFVLGGGLISWWQGFPNRIKTMALGSFILAACTLGLGSTSNFWLYVVLMVITGIAVPLFNTPSMVLIQDHVEEAYLGRVFGVMSMINTAMMPLGMALFGPLADFMPISYILLFAGFALVILSFGFLRNKALLEAGKPIVKIK from the coding sequence ATGAATGAAATCAATGAACAAACAAATAGAAACTGGGTAAGGGATGTCGCATTATTCCTAACTAGTCAGGGCATTTCCCTATTCGGCTCATCCATCGTCCAGTATGCCATTATGTGGCATATTACGATTGAAACCGGGTCCGGTATCATGATGACCTTGTATATCATCTGCGCCTTTTTACCAACCTTTTTACTGTCACCAGTAACAGGGGTTTGGGCTGACCGGTTTAATCGTAAGCAATTAATCATGTGGGCTGATGGTGGAATTGCGGTGGCTACGCTGATTTTAGCCTTGTTGTATATGCAAGGTTACCAAGAGATTTGGATGTTACTGATTGTGGCGACCATTCGTGCCTTTGGGGCAGCCGTCCAAACACCGGCAGTGGGTGCCATTTTGCCCCAAATCGTCCCTAAATCAGAATTAACTCGGATTAATGGTCTCAACTCCTCTATTCAAGGGATTCTAAACTTCGGGTCGCCCTTGATATCAGCGGGTTTACTAGCAGCTTGGCCACTGGCTTATATCTTCCTAGTTGATGTGGTTACAGCGGGATTAGCGATTGTCACCATGCTCTTCTTAAAAGTTCGGACCCATGATAAGGCAAGTAGAAACCAGTCTGCGTCCTATACTGCTGATTTTATGATGGGTGTCCGTTACGTCAAAAACCATGACTTTCTAAGAAACCTATTCATCTTCTTCGGAATCTTCATGTTACTAATCGCGCCAGCCTCAATGTTACCGACCTTAGTTGTGACAAGGACATACGGGGACGAAGTGTGGCGGTTGTCAGCTATTGAAATTGCTTTCTCAGTCGGGTTCGTCTTAGGTGGCGGCTTAATTTCTTGGTGGCAAGGATTTCCCAACCGAATCAAGACCATGGCCTTGGGTTCCTTCATCTTGGCGGCCTGCACCTTGGGATTAGGTTCGACCAGCAACTTCTGGTTGTATGTCGTCCTGATGGTCATTACGGGGATTGCTGTCCCTTTATTCAATACACCGTCTATGGTATTGATCCAAGACCACGTGGAAGAAGCCTATCTAGGTCGGGTGTTTGGCGTTATGTCTATGATTAACACCGCCATGATGCCTTTAGGAATGGCCTTGTTTGGCCCATTAGCCGACTTTATGCCTATTTCCTATATCCTGTTATTCGCAGGATTTGCCTTGGTCATTCTATCATTTGGCTTTTTACGGAATAAAGCCTTGCTCGAAGCAGGGAAACCAATAGTTAAAATTAAATAG
- a CDS encoding aldo/keto reductase yields MENIRLYNGVDMPQLGFGVFQIKDYSECERSVIDALASGYRSIDTAQFYQNEEAVGSGLAQSDVPREDIFLTTKIWPSDYGEEKTHDAVLGSLNRLGTDYLDLVLLHQPFGDYFGAWRALEKLYRQGVIRAIGISNFYPGRYQDFVHFVDVKPMVNQVEAHVFYQQEALQKVMEPYGTVLEAWGPLAQGNHDFFNHSDIKAIGDKYGKSNSQVGLRFLLQLGYVVIPKTTHKERMDENFDVFDFELSDEDMAKLKGLDTGQPNQAPHWDPERVKYILSR; encoded by the coding sequence ATGGAAAATATTCGCTTATATAATGGTGTTGATATGCCCCAGTTAGGTTTTGGTGTCTTTCAAATCAAGGATTATTCGGAATGTGAACGTTCAGTTATTGATGCTTTGGCATCCGGCTATCGGTCGATTGATACGGCCCAATTCTATCAAAATGAGGAAGCGGTCGGTTCAGGTCTAGCCCAGTCAGATGTGCCACGTGAGGATATTTTTTTAACCACGAAAATCTGGCCAAGTGATTATGGTGAAGAAAAAACACACGATGCAGTCTTAGGATCTCTAAACCGTTTAGGGACTGATTACCTAGACTTAGTCTTATTACATCAGCCATTCGGTGATTATTTCGGTGCTTGGCGTGCCTTAGAGAAACTTTACCGTCAAGGGGTTATTCGAGCGATTGGTATTTCTAACTTCTACCCAGGTCGTTACCAAGATTTCGTGCATTTTGTGGATGTTAAACCTATGGTCAACCAAGTAGAAGCACACGTCTTCTACCAACAAGAAGCCTTACAAAAAGTGATGGAACCATACGGTACAGTCCTTGAAGCTTGGGGACCACTTGCACAAGGTAATCATGATTTCTTTAACCACTCTGATATCAAGGCCATTGGTGATAAATACGGTAAGTCAAATAGCCAAGTTGGCCTAAGATTCTTACTGCAATTAGGTTATGTAGTAATTCCAAAAACTACCCATAAAGAACGCATGGATGAAAACTTTGATGTCTTTGATTTTGAATTATCAGATGAAGATATGGCCAAACTGAAAGGCTTAGATACTGGACAACCAAACCAAGCACCACATTGGGATCCAGAAAGAGTCAAATATATTTTAAGTAGGTAG
- the rpoE gene encoding DNA-directed RNA polymerase subunit delta — protein MELKGFAGQNKEQLSMVEVAYQILVETNNVFEFNDLLAEIQDFLNMPQDELESKMANFYTEMNYDGSFISLGENRWGLREWYAVDSIDEEIVSSIDDDDIKAKHKGSKSLLASVEDDDLIDYASDDPEDVDYVEDEEDYDDEEEDEEDEIAAYSSDLGELGDDEEEDDLEDGLEGDLSLVDEDDDEEDEEDF, from the coding sequence GTGGAATTAAAAGGATTTGCTGGTCAAAACAAAGAACAGTTATCAATGGTTGAAGTCGCATACCAAATTTTAGTGGAAACGAATAATGTATTCGAGTTCAATGATTTATTAGCTGAAATTCAAGATTTCTTGAATATGCCACAAGATGAATTAGAAAGCAAAATGGCGAATTTCTACACAGAAATGAACTATGATGGTAGTTTTATCTCTTTAGGTGAAAACCGTTGGGGCTTACGTGAGTGGTATGCAGTTGATTCAATCGATGAAGAAATTGTTTCTTCTATTGATGACGACGATATTAAAGCGAAACACAAAGGTAGCAAGAGTCTATTGGCGTCTGTTGAAGATGACGATTTAATTGACTACGCGTCTGACGACCCAGAAGATGTGGACTACGTTGAAGACGAAGAAGATTACGATGACGAAGAAGAAGATGAAGAAGACGAAATCGCAGCTTACTCTTCTGATTTAGGGGAATTAGGCGACGACGAGGAAGAAGACGATCTTGAAGATGGTCTTGAAGGCGACCTTAGCTTAGTTGACGAAGATGATGATGAGGAAGACGAAGAAGACTTCTAA
- a CDS encoding pyridoxal phosphate-dependent aminotransferase, translating to MTINERLKQITPSEIRAFDAQVSTIPGLLNFTIGEPNFDVPEFIKDAMKEALDKNFTHYAASDGLQELRQAIANFYQRRHQLDLNWQQIMVTVGASQGFMITMMALLNPGDKVLIPSPYFPLYDYSSILSGGESIFVDTSADNFVLTPEALDRQLQAHPGVKLLMLNYPNNPTGTTYSKDQVKRLAEVLRKYPDVYILSDEIYGDLVYDGDHYSMVEELPERTILLAGASKSYAMTGFRLGFLHIPADLYEELFKIFQTMVTCVSTPDQWAGVAAYNDGDQAIDDMKGEYNQRRKMIVDRMTAMGFDIPHPAGAFYVFPRIPAKYGDDDQAFALDLAEKAKVGVIPGSAFGPGGQGYFRFSYAAAYEDIAVAMDRMAAFMEAL from the coding sequence ATGACGATTAATGAGCGATTAAAGCAGATTACGCCGTCTGAGATTCGGGCTTTTGATGCGCAGGTGTCGACGATTCCAGGCTTATTGAATTTTACGATTGGGGAGCCAAATTTTGATGTGCCTGAATTTATTAAGGATGCGATGAAAGAGGCTTTGGATAAGAATTTCACCCATTATGCGGCTTCGGATGGTTTGCAGGAGTTGCGTCAGGCGATTGCTAATTTCTACCAACGTCGTCATCAACTAGACCTAAACTGGCAACAAATTATGGTGACGGTGGGGGCTAGTCAAGGTTTTATGATTACCATGATGGCCCTATTGAATCCTGGTGATAAGGTATTGATTCCTTCGCCGTATTTCCCACTATATGACTATTCTTCTATTTTATCTGGTGGGGAGTCAATTTTTGTGGATACGTCTGCGGATAACTTTGTCTTAACGCCTGAAGCTTTGGACCGCCAGTTGCAAGCCCATCCTGGAGTGAAGTTGTTGATGCTGAACTATCCAAATAATCCAACTGGAACCACTTATTCAAAGGACCAGGTCAAGAGATTGGCGGAGGTCTTGCGGAAGTATCCGGATGTTTATATCTTATCGGATGAAATATACGGAGACTTGGTTTATGACGGCGACCACTATTCAATGGTGGAAGAATTGCCTGAGCGGACAATTTTATTGGCAGGTGCGTCTAAATCTTATGCCATGACCGGCTTTAGACTAGGTTTCTTGCATATTCCAGCTGACCTCTACGAAGAGTTGTTCAAAATTTTCCAAACTATGGTAACCTGCGTATCAACACCTGACCAGTGGGCTGGGGTAGCTGCTTATAACGACGGCGACCAAGCCATTGACGACATGAAGGGTGAATACAACCAGCGCCGGAAGATGATTGTGGACCGGATGACTGCTATGGGATTTGATATCCCGCATCCGGCTGGCGCATTTTATGTATTCCCCCGCATTCCAGCCAAATACGGTGACGATGACCAAGCCTTTGCCCTAGATCTAGCAGAAAAAGCTAAGGTCGGTGTCATTCCTGGCTCAGCCTTTGGGCCAGGCGGCCAAGGTTACTTCCGTTTCTCTTATGCTGCAGCCTACGAGGATATCGCCGTAGCCATGGACCGGATGGCGGCCTTTATGGAAGCATTATAG